The following coding sequences lie in one Sorghum bicolor cultivar BTx623 chromosome 6, Sorghum_bicolor_NCBIv3, whole genome shotgun sequence genomic window:
- the LOC8083358 gene encoding putative kinase-like protein TMKL1 encodes MRKAVINAVLFPALAVVVALAIFYFVRRRRRRGRGRGRSVLPSHGGARADRFQAAGGASGGYVAGGEEALLRFPGGEALTVAAILEAPGEVVAKSSHSTLYRAGLSAGEAVALLRFVRPACAAAAEDAAAAARVLGAARHPNLVPIRALYIGPRGEKLLVHPFYAAGSLRRFLQEGINDSQRWEIICKLSIGIVKGLDHLHTASQKPIIHGNLKTNNIMLDADFQPRIADFGLYLLLNPAAAQEMLETSAMQGYKAPELIKMRDATRESDIYSLGVIMLEMLAQKDVANDNKSPNARDIHLPASFKDLVLERKISEAFSSELIKQSKNSGKEDNLNAYFELATACCNPSPSLRPDTKKILKRLEDIAR; translated from the exons ATGCGCAAGGCGGTCATCAACGCCGTCCTCTTCCCGGCTCTCGCCGTGGTCGTCGCTCTGGCCATCTTCTACttcgtccgccgccgccgccgccggggccggggccgcGGTCGCTCGGTGCTGCCCTCCCACGGCGGCGCGAGGGCGGACCGGTTCCAGGCGGCCGGCGGCGCGTCGGGCGGCTACGTCGCCGGCGGGGAGGAGGCGCTGCTGCGGTTCCCGGGAGGCGAGGCGCTCACGGTGGCCGCGATCCTCGAGGCGCCCGGGGAGGTGGTGGCCAAGTCCTCGCACAGCACGCTGTACCGCGCCGGGCTCAGCGCCGGGGAGGCCGTCGCGCTGCTCCGGTTCGTGCGCCCGGCCTGCGCCGCGGCCGCCGAGGACGCCGCGGCGGCTGCGCGGGTGCTCGGCGCCGCGCGCCACCCAAACCTCGTGCCGATCCGCGCGCTCTACATCGGACCGCGCGGGGAGAAGCTACTCGTGCACCCGTTCTACGCCGCCGGCTCGCTACGCCGCTTCCTGCAAG AGGGAATCAATGATTCACAGAGATGGGAAATAATTTGCAAGCTGTCTATCGGCATTGTCAAAGGACTGGACCACCTTCACACAGCATCGCAGAAACCAATCATTCACGGCAATCTCAAAACAAATAACATTATGCTTGACGCTGATTTCCAGCCCAGGATAGCAGACTTTGGCCTCTACCTTCTGCTGAACCCTGCTGCTGCGCAAGAGATGCTGGAGACATCTGCAATGCAGGGCTATAAGGCTCCAGAGCTGATCAAGATGAGGGATGCCACCAGGGAGAGTGATATCTACAGTCTGGGAGTGATTATGCTCGAGATGCTCGCTCAGAAGGATGTCGCAAATGATAATAAGTCGCCAAATGCGCGAGACATCCATTTGCCGGCCTCTTTCAAAGACCTGGTTCTTGAGAGGAAGATATCAGAAGCTTTCAGTTCcgagctcatcaaacaaagcaagAATTCTGGGAAGGAGGACAATCTAAATGCCTACTTCGAATTGGCAACGGCTTGTTGTAATCCATCACCGTCATTGAGACCAGATACAAAGAAAATACTGAAAAGGCTTGAAGACATAGCAAGATAA
- the LOC8055959 gene encoding uncharacterized protein LOC8055959, with protein sequence MGLRAGPNIGSAVAAHREVVVRFSHHACCLPGAARPGYRARHAGRRKPRAHGPRTLLRADHTGSFPCSRGWPSVSVPANGHPLTGDTAQADAASCVPVLDARACQYAVHIGAIRNRIREKTVRGSISPSPSPTRPRQRLATLRVWPRPRVPPPPLPPEAGGHPTEPAHRRRHPRLHLQHIPARRQSILARRQSIPDRRATSTTHPRLTPALPCPTSCSANTSSRRRAAGQPLAPELPPAPTKGAPVWVTKQIGVIGFIRDSQLHDKEFERCDADEDYLVQETSDTTGEDGSEHVENEDTMNIIRTRIADGLVSARES encoded by the exons ATGGGCCTTCGGGCCGGCCCCAATATAGGAAGCGCAGTTGCAGCCCACCGAGAGGTAGTTGTTCGGTTCTCCCACCACGCGTGCTGCCTGCCAGGCGCCGCCCGGCCCGGATACCGCGCCCGGCACGCCGGTCGCCGGAAACCTCGCGCCCACGGACCGCGCACGCTGTTGCGTGCGGATCATACGGGTTCTTTCCCTTGCTCTCG GGGATGGCCCAGCGTCAGTGTGCCGGCCAACGGCCATCCGTTGACCGGCGACACGGCTCAAGCGGACGCGGCTTCGTGTGTGCCGGTCCTGGATGCACGTGCTTGCCAGTACGCCGTACACATCGGTGCTATACGTAATCGTATAC GGGAAAAAACGGTTCGCGGTTCTATTTCACCCTCCCCATCTCCCACCCGCCCGAGACAGCGACTCGCGACTCTGCGAGTATGGCCGCGACCTAGGGTTCCTCCGCCGCCACTCCCGCCCGAGGCCGGCGGCCACCCCACCGAACCCGCCCACCGGCGTCGTCATCCCCGGCTACATCTCCAGCACATCCCCGCCCGACGCCAGTccatcctcgcccgacgccagTCCATCCCCGACCGACGAGCTACATCAACGACGCATCCCCGCCTGACGCCGGCGCTTCCCTGCCCGACGAGCTGCAGCGCCAACACATCCTCGCGCCGTCGAGCAGCCGGCCAGCCACTGGCCCCAGAGTTGCCGCCAGCCCCAACCAAGGGCGCACCAG TATGGGTGACAAAGCAGATTGGAGTGATCGGTTTTATCCGTGATAGCCAATTGCATGATAAGGAGTTCGAGAGATGTGACGCCGATGAAGATTACTTGGTACAAGAGACAAGTGACACGACAGGAGAGGATGGTAGTGAGCATGTAGAGAACGAGGATACTATGAATATCATTCGTACTAGGATAGCGGATGGTTTGGTTAGTGCGAGAGAAAGCTAG